A section of the Telopea speciosissima isolate NSW1024214 ecotype Mountain lineage chromosome 3, Tspe_v1, whole genome shotgun sequence genome encodes:
- the LOC122656776 gene encoding protein MOS2-like, whose product MKLSFSLPSKASSKPSQHKPAESFKEDNSKEDGEIKHEYVTEFDPSKSLKRSEKLVIPPMPNEWRPQKKMRNLDLPVRSSADDLGVGFEVEAPSTAGIPDSNMSYGLNLRQDKEVNICQDDKDKIKVDPPARSGPSEDLTLLRFKEDMKNLPDDRGFDEFVDVPVEGFGAALLAGYGWHEGRGIGRNAKEDTKVVEYTKRAGMTGLGFVTDMPDAKNLRPDSNAQNVPQKGPNKQIERLQAKVDDMPAPREPRAQELKGERSRDQKRDHRHERGENSRGKDHRRKDDERGREEGRRGEELRHSDAYHSNGRSEEERRIKISWLTSHIRVRIVSKDFRGGKLYLKKGEIMDVVGPTTCDITMDENRELIQGVDEKILETALPRRGGPVLVLYGKHKGVFGSLVEKNIEKETGVIQDADTHALLNVRLEQIAEFVGDPSYLGY is encoded by the coding sequence ATGAaactctcattctctctcccatccaAAGCATCTTCCAAGCCAAGTCAACACAAGCCCGCTGAGAGTTTCAAAGAAGATAACTCcaaagaagatggagaaatcAAGCATGAATATGTGACAGAGTTTGACCCCTCCAAAAGCCTGAAGCGTTCAGAAAAGCTTGTAATTCCGCCTATGCCTAACGAATGGAGACCCCAGAAGAAAATGAGGAACCTTGATCTCCCTGTTCGCTCTTCTGCCGATGACCTTGGTGTCGGGTTTGAGGTTGAAGCTCCCTCAACTGCTGGAATACCTGATTCAAACATGTCCTATGGTTTGAATCTCAGACAAGATAAGGAAGTCAATATTTGCCAGGATGACAAAGATAAGATAAAAGTGGATCCTCCTGCCCGATCTGGACCCAGTGAGGATTTGACATTGCTGAGATTCAAAGAGGATATGAAGAATCTGCCTGACGATCGAGGATTTGATGAGTTTGTTGATGTTCCTGTTGAGGGTTTTGGGGCAGCATTGCTTGCTGGGTATGGATGGCATGAAGGGAGGGGCATTGGAAGAAATGCCAAGGAGGACACGAAGGTTGTCGAGTATACGAAGAGAGCCGGGATGACGGGGTTAGGCTTTGTAACAGATATGCCAGATGCAAAGAACCTTCGACCTGATTCCAATGCACAGAATGTTCCACAGAAAGGGCCTAATAAACAGATTGAGCGCTTGCAAGCTAAGGTTGATGACATGCCTGCCCCACGGGAGCCTAGGGCTCAGGAGTTGAAAGGGGAGCGGAGTCGGGACCAGAAAAGGGATCATAGGCATGAGAGAGGAGAAAATTCCAGAGGCAAGGACCATAGAAGAAAAGATGatgaaaggggaagagaagagggaagaagaggtgAAGAACTGAGACACAGCGATGCATATCATTCCAATGGCCGTAgcgaagaagagaggagaataaAGATTTCTTGGCTTACAAGTCATATTCGAGTTAGAATTGTTAGTAAAGATTTCAGAGGAGGGAAGCTGTACTTGAAGAAGGGTGAGATTATGGATGTTGTAGGTCCAACTACTTGCGACATAACCATGGATGAGAACAGGGAGCTAATCCAAGGTGTAGATGAAAAAATTCTTGAGACAGCACTTCCAAGGCGTGGTGGCCCTGTTCTTGTTCTCTATGGGAAGCACAAGGGTGTGTTTGGAAGTCTTGTGGAAAAGAACATTGAGAAAGAAACTGGTGTTATCCAAGATGCAGATACACATGCATTGCTTAATGTGCGTCTGGAACAAATTGCGGAATTTGTGGGTGATCCAAGTTATCTGGGATATTGA
- the LOC122654999 gene encoding UPF0481 protein At3g47200-like produces the protein MTELEERVRKSYSEFINLKKDEFIRMLVIDGCFILELFLRRDKWEQYREDPILSKTWMSRTIMRDLILLENQLPFFVLQKLKILLNRGNSEIRATNLTDLAELFFRGIMLHRPESLGTLYLEGLFKRQSLLDLEELVKNEESEEESQGKKHLLDLVRHLHLPTSPTTSENHGKFKRIHSATELNEAHVKFELGSQTCLFDIIFTSETLEMKIPPIRIGDWTESLLRNLIAFEQSHSDCTKFVTAYAAFMDGLIVSPKDVELLEKNGIIDNFIGRPEKVAELFNKLLEEVTIPLNDFYFSGISEEVEKYYEMNAASSTTRFRFNTSWGFIHSLLKQIFSFTRKNNSPASEE, from the coding sequence ATGACAGAATTGGAAGAAAGGGTTCGCAAATCATATTCAGAATTCATAAACCTCAAAAAAGATGAGTTCATCAGAATGCTAGTAATCGATGGTTGCTTCATTCTTGAGCTTTTTCTCAGGAGAGATAAATGGGAACAATACCGTGAAGATCCCATATTGAGTAAGACATGGATGTCTCGTACCATAATGAGAGATCTCATCTTACTTGAAAACCAACTTCCTTTCTTTGTGCTTCAGAAATTAAAAATCCTTCTCAATCGAGGTAACAGTGAAATTCGTGCTACCAACCTCACTGATCTTGCTGAGCTTTTCTTTCGTGGAATCATGTTACATAGACCTGAAAGCTTAGGAACCCTTTATTTAGAAGGACTTTTTAAGCGTCAGAGTCTATTAGATTTGGAAGAATTGGTAAAAAATGAAGAATCTGAAGAAGAATCTCAAGGAAAAAAGCATTTGCTTGATCTTGTAAGACATCTCCACTTGCCAACATCACCAACTACATCAGAAAATCATGGGAAATTCAAACGTATTCACAGTGCAACAGAGCTCAATGAAGCCCATGTCAAGTTTGAATTGGGCTCACAAACATGTTTGTTTGACATAATTTTCACCTCGGAAACTTTGGAAATGAAAATTCCACCTATAAGAATTGGGGACTGGACAGAGTCTTTACTCAGAAATCTCATTGCCTTTGAACAGAGTCACAGTGATTGTACCAAATTTGTTACAGCTTATGCAGCTTTCATGGATGGTCTCATTGTTTCTCCCAAGGATGTTGAGTTGCTTGAGAAGAATGGAATTATTGATAACTTCATTGGTCGTCCTGAAAAGGTAGCTGAATTGTTTAACAAGCTTCTTGAAGAGGTTACTATACCTTTGAATGATTTTTACTTTTCTGGGATTAGTGAAGAAGTGGAGAAATATTATGAGATGAATGCTGCAAGTTCGACGACGCGTTTTCGTTTCAACACTTCATGgggatttattcattctttgTTAAAACAGATTTTCTCCTTTACTCGTAAGAACAACTCACCAGCTTCTGAGGAATGA
- the LOC122655000 gene encoding UPF0481 protein At3g47200-like — MAHVTDTEREHYNCEDLDLITSARDAISVMVESIQKDLKEVPSLSFNCSIYRVPKLLRKIKPEAYTPHMVSIGPYHRYKKHLQPMEAHKLRYLNDHLSRESSSPSTLANYVKAMTELEDRTRQCYSEMIQLKSDDEFVKMMLIDGCFILELILRTKLDKSRHRGNDLILNATWLLHVIKRDLILLENQLPFFVLECLYNLFTKNSSDSNKLCPVLTFSDHAHHFFGDFVPTQPQSINHESLQCRPRFFDVAKKNVSDFFCVTRKKDQVKLRHFSVIVTNQEFAPHPLGEEKLEATPAPHPLGKKKLEATPPPKDKGIAVEPNHLLDFVRELLLRTSSMTAPTQGSYGKFAFTRSATELNEANVKFKKVPTTCLMDITFRNGVLKIPTMKIEDRTEFLLRNLIAFEQSHDEYPNDITAYAAFIDCLIDSPKDVELLQEKGIIDNFLGHPEEVASLFNGLLKEVIITDDNFYFSGVCRELEKHYKLPWHKWKASLMLNYFNTPWTFISFLAALFLLILTVVQTICSILQVK; from the coding sequence ATGGCTCATGTTACTGACACCGAAAGGGAACACTACAACTGTGAAGATCTGGATCTTATCACTTCAGCTAGAGATGCCATTAGTGTAATGGTGGAATCCATACAGAAAGACCTTAAAGAAGTTCCTTCCTTGTCATTCAATTGCAGCATATACAGAGTTCCCAAGCTGCTGCGCAAAATAAAACCCGAAGCCTACACACCTCACATGGTCTCCATCGGCCCTTATCATCGCTACAAGAAGCACTTACAACCCATGGAAGCACATAAGTTGCGGTATCTAAATGATCATCTAAGCCGGGAATCTTCTTCGCCATCAACTTTGGCCAATTATGTTAAGGCTATGACAGAATTGGAAGACAGAACTCGGCAATGTTACTCAGAAATGATTCAACTCAAATCTGATGATGAATTTGTGAAAATGATGTTAATTGATGGCTGCTTCATTCTTGAGCTCATTCTCAGGACTAAATTAGATAAGTCCAGACACCGCGGCAATGATCTGATATTGAATGCAACATGGTTGCTTCATGTTATAAAACGTGACCTAATTCTACTAGAAAATCAACTTCCCTTCTTTGTTCTTGAGTGTCTATACAACCTATTCACAAAGAATTCTTCTGATTCTAATAAACTTTGTCCAGTACTCACCTTCAGTGATCATGCCCATCATTTCTTCGGAGATTTTGTTCCTACACAACCCCAAAGCATTAACCACGAAAGTCTTCAATGTCGTCCACGGTTTTTTGATGTAGCCAAGAAGAATGTCTCTGATTTTTTCTGTGTCACAAGGAAGAAAGATCAAGTAAAGTTAAGACACTTTAGTGTAATCGTAACAAATCAAGAGTTTGCTCCTCATCCCCTTGGGGAAGAAAAGTTAGAAGCCACTCCTGCTCCTCATCCTCTTGGGAAAAAAAAGTTAGAAGCTACTCCTCCTCCAAAGGATAAAGGAATAGCAGTGGAACCAAACCATTTGCTTGATTTTGTACGAGAATTGCTACTCCGAACATCTTCAATGACAGCACCAACGCAAGGGAGTTATGGAAAATTTGCATTCACCCGTAGCGCAACAGAGCTCAATGAGGCCAATGTCAAGTTCAAGAAAGTCCCAACGACATGTTTGATGGACATAACATTCAGAAATGGAGTTCTGAAAATTCCAACCATGAAAATTGAAGACCGGACAGAGTTTCTGCTTCGAAATCTCATTGCCTTTGAGCAGTCTCATGATGAATATCCTAATGATATCACAGCTTATGCTGCCTTCATTGACTGCCTCATCGATTCTCCCAAGGATGTCGAGTTGCTTCAGGAGAAGGGAATTATTGACAACTTTCTTGGCCACCCAGAAGAAGTGGCTTCCTTATTCAATGGTCTTCTCAAAGAGGTTATTATAACTgatgataatttttatttctctgGTGTTTGCCGTGAATTGGAGAAACATTACAAGCTCCCATGGCACAAATGGAAGGCAAGTTTGATGCTCAACTATTTTAACACTCCATGGACATTCATTTCATTCCTTGCTGCACTATTTCTCCTCATATTAACTGTGGTGCAGACCATTTGTTCCATCCTACAAGTGAAATGA